Within the Tistrella mobilis genome, the region ATCAGCAGCAAGGCCGTGAATTTTCCACGAGAGTGGACAAGGCGTCCCGCTCAGCGCCGGAGCACCAGCAGATTGCCGCACAGGATCACCCCCGCCCCCGCCAGCATGGCCGGTGTGAGCAGCAACCCTTCGAACCCCCAGGAGAGCGCCAGGGCCACCACCGGTACCAGGGTCATGGCATAGGCGGCCCGCCCGGGGCCGACACGCCGCACCAGATCGAAATAGATCAGGAAGTTGAGGCACGAGGCCGGCAGGGCCAGATAGGCGAGGCTCAGCCCATAGCGCCACGACCAGTCGAAGGCGAAGGGTGCCCCCTGAAGCAAAGCGACCGTGAGGGCGGTGACGCCGCCGATCAGCCCGCCCCAGGCGATGGCCGCCTCGGGTGCCAGCCCCTGCGCCTGATGGCGGGCGCCGATCACCGTGCCCAGCGCCGCCGCCACCGCAGAAACCGCTGCCCAGGCCAGCCCTTCCAGCGCCCGCGGCCCCTCGCCCAGCCGGGCGAGATCGGGGGCGAAGACCAGGGCGACGCCACCGATCCCCAGCGTCAGCCCGGCCAGATGACGACGGGTCAGCGAGGTGCCCAGCAGCGCCCGGCCGATCAAGCCGGCGAAGACCGACGAGGTGGAGAGCACCAGCGCCGCCGGGCCGCTGGGGATCAGGCGGACGGCACTGTAGAAGGCGACGAAGGCCAGCCCGTAAAAGGCGACGCCCTGCAGCACCGTCCATCGCCAGTCCGCCGCCGTCAGCCTGAGCCGGACGCCGCGGATATGCGCCCAGCCCATCATCAGCAGCCCCGCCGCGACCATGCGCCAGCCCACCGACACCACGGCCGGTACGGGCCCCGCCTGGAAGGCGGTGGCAAGCGCCCCGCCACCCCAGAGCAGGGCGGTGGAGATGAACAGAAGCGCGGTAACGCCCATGGCCCTGGAACCCTTGCGGGAATACGATCCGCAAATTCTATCCCGAAGCGCGCGCAGCGTACCAGGGCTTCCGCAAGACGCCTTCGCCGGCAGTCTTCGCGATGATTATCTGGTCACACCCACAAGAGCCGCCAGATGTGGGATAAAAGAAAATGGGCTGATCGTCACCGATCAGCCCGTTTCATTTGCGTTTCCGCAATCTCTGGAGCGGGAGAAGGGATTCGAACCCTCGACCCCAACCTTGGCAAGGTTGTGCTCTACCCCTGAGCTACTCCCGCCCGCTCCGTCAGGCAGCGTCGCTGCCGTCTGTGTGCGGGATAATATTCACGGCGGCGGCTGGCGCAAGAGGTTTTTTTCAGTTTGACGACGATTTTCAGACCGGGGCGTCGAGGGGCACCGGATGCAGCGACGGCCGCGCGTTGAGGGCGTCGCGATCGAAGCCGGCGATGTGCTTGTAATCGCCGATGATTCCGTTGAGTTCCGCCGCCGGCAGCACCTTTTCGATCGCCCTGAACCCGTCGGGCGCCCGCTCTTCGACCAGCTGCATCACCTTCTCGGGCCCGTTGGCCCGGTTGGCGAGCACGATGCGGGCGGTGGCGGGCCGTCGCTCCGCCTCGTAGGCGGCAAGCGCCGCATCGACATCGCCCATGGTCGCCAGCCGCCAGACCAGTGTGCGGGCATCCAGGATCGCCTGCGACGCGCCGTTGGATCCGATCGGGTACATGGGGTGGGCGGCATCGCCCATCAGCGTCACCCGGCCATGGGTCCAGGCCTCCAGCGGATCGCGATCGACCATGGGGAATTCGAACACCCGGATCGCGGCCCGAATGATCGCCGGCACGTCCAGCCAGCCGAAATTCCAGCCTTCGAAGGCCGGCAGGAATTCCTCCAGCACGCCGGGCCGGTTCCAGTCCTCGCGCTCCAGCTTGCGCTCGGGCAGGTTCAGCTCGGCGATCCAGTTGATCAGCGAAGCCCCGCGCGCCGCGATGTCGGGATCGATCGGATAGCAGACGAATTTCTGATCCTGATGCCCGGCCATCACCATGCTGCGGCCGTCCAGATAGGGCAGAGCCTCGCTGACGCCGCGCCAGAGGATGCGGCCGTTCCATTTGGGCAGGCCCTCGTCCGGATGGAACTGCGCCCGCACCGCAGAATGGATGCCGTCGGCGGCGATGATCAGATCCGCGGTGTCGTGCCCGAGCGAGGCGCCGGAGGTGCGCGAGACCAGATCGATCCGCGCCCGGCCGTCGGCCTGGGTGGAGACGCGCGCGGCGGCATGATCGGTCAGCACCCGGTCGGCGCCCAGCCGGGCCCGCGCCGCCTCGAACAGCAGCATCTGCAGGCGACCGCGATGGATCGAGTACTGGGGCCAGTTATACCCGGCGTCGCGGCCGCGCGCCTCGCGCCAGATTTCCTGCCCCAGCTTGTTGGTATAGATCAGCGTCGAGGTGGCGACGCCGGTGCGGGCAAGCTCGTCGGCCAGGCCCAGCTCGGTCAGCTCGCGCACCGCATGGGGCAGCAGGTTGATCCCCACCCCCAGCGGCCGGATCTCGGGCACCGCTTCATAGACCACGGTCTCGATCCCCGCGGCATGCAGGCTGAGCGCGGCCGTCAGCCCGCCGATGCCGGCGCCTGCAATGATGACCTTCATCGGATCCTCTCCTCCCATCCCGCACCCTGGGCACCGGCTCGGGGCCGGGTGCATTGCGTGTTTCGGGACAGGATATATCCGTAGAATGTACGATGTCATTACAATCCGAATTGACGATCATCCGCTCTACGAACTAATCTGAGGAAACCGGCGGAAAACCGGTTTATGGTGGCCGATGCACCGCCCCGGATCAGCGCAAGGCCAGCCCGGGGCCGGATCATCGGGAGACGGGAATGACACGCGGACGGCGGACGACCTCCAGCGTCCTGCCGCGGCCGGCCGGCCGCGGTGACGCTTTCGAGCAATGGCCGGAGGACGTTGAGTTCGGGGTGCTGCGCGAGCTGATGGGCTATGCGCTGCGCCGGGCCCAGATCGCCATCTACGAGGATTTCTTCGCCACCGTCGCGGATCTGGACATCACGCCGCCGATGTTCTCGTCGATGGTGCTGATCCGGAACAATCCCGGCCTCAGCCAGAGCCGGCTCGGCCGGGTGGTGGGCATTGCCCGATCGGGCACCATGGCGCTGGTCGACCGGCTGGAACGCGCCGGCTATGTCGAACGCCGCCCCACCCCCGGCGACCGGCGGGTCAACCAGCTGGCCCTCACCCCGCATGGCGAGGAGGTGCTCGACGAGCTGATCCGGCGGATCCGCGCCCATGACGACCGGGTCTCGGCGCGGCTGAGCGAGGCGGAGAAGGTCACGCTCCGCGAACTGCTCGCGAGGTTCTGAATACGCGATCTGCTCGCGAGGTTTTGAATACGCGATCTGCTCGCGAGATTTTGAGTACGCGAGTTGCTCGCGCGGCTTGAGACAACATCAGGCGGCATCCGCAGACAGGGATGCCGGAGACGAGCGGGGCGACAAGATCCCGCCGCCCAGGGAGGAGAGGCGCCCCATGTCGAGGGCAGACCCGGCCCCGCACAGCGTGCAGGGCCGCGGTGAGAAGGCGTCGCGGTCCGGCGGCCCCTTCCGCACCGGTTTCGGCCCCGTCGGGGTCCTGTGCCGTCTGGTCGCCATGGCCGGCGGGCTGATGCTGGTCGCGATCGCCGCGATGTCGGTGATCAGCATCATCGGCCGCTGGTTTGCCGGCACCAGCATCGGCGGGCTGGAATTCGGGCCCGTGCCGGGCGATTTCGAACTGGTCGAGACGGGCACCGCCATCGCGGTCTTCTGCTTCCTGCCCCAGGCCCAGCTCGCCCGCGCCCATGTCACGGTCGATCTCTTCACCATGCGCGCCGGCCCGGGTCTGCGCCGGGCGCTGGGCGTGGTGGCCGATCTTCTGTTCGCGGCCACCACCGCCCTGCTCGCCTGGCGGCTGACCATCGGCCTTGAAGAGCGCCTGACCTATGGCGAAACCACCATGATCCTGGGCCTGCCGCAATGGTGGGTCTATGTGCCGGGGGTGGCCTTCATGGCCCTGACCGCCCTCGCCTGCCTGACCACGCTTGCCGCCACGCTGCGCGGCGCGGTGCCGCCGACCGAGGCCGAGGCTGCCGCCGCAGAGGCCGGAACGGCCCGCGAGGAGAGCCGGCGATGAGCGATACCACCATCGGCCTTCTCGGCATTGCCGGCCTGCTCGTCGCCATGGCGCTGCGCGTGCCGGTGGGGCTCGCCATGCTGGTGGCCGGCATTCTGGGCAGCATGGCGGTTGCAGGCCCCATGGGCATCATGGCCGGGCTCACCACCCTGCCGGTGGAGCAGTTTTCCAACCACGCCCTCTCGATCGTGCCGCTCTTCCTGCTGATGGGCGCATTTGCAGGCCGCGCCGGCCTCTCGCAGCTGCTGTTCGACGCCGCCCGTGACTGGCTGGGCCATCGCCGCGGCGGCCTCGCCATGGCCGCGATCGGCGCCTGCGCCGCCTTCGGCTCGATCTGCGGCTCGTCTCTCGCCACCGCCGCGACCATGACCCGGGTCGCCCTGCCCGAAATGCGCCGCCACGGCTATCACGACGGGCTGGCGACCGGCGTTCTGGCGGCCGGCGGTACGCTCGGCATCCTTATCCCGCCCTCGGTGGTGCTGGTGATCTATGCGGTGCTGACCGGGCAGAACATCGACCGGATGTTCATTGCGGCCCTGGTGCCGGGCGTGCTCGCCGCTCTCGGCTATATGGCGGCGATCCGAGTGCAGGTGATGCTGAACCCCGACGCCGCCCCGGCCGTTCCCCGGATCGGCTGGTCGGAACGTCTCCGCGGCCTTGCGCGCACCTGGCCGGTCTTCGTGATCTTCGTGACGGTGATCGGCGGCATCTATGCCGGCGTCTTCACGCCCACCGAAGGGGCGGCGGTGGGGGCCGCGGCCACCGGGCTGTTCGCGCTGGTCCGTGGCGGGCTCCGCCGCGGTGCCTTCACCGAGGTGGTGATGGAGACCGCTTCGGGCACCGCGATGATCTTCATGATCGTGCTGGGAGCCGCCGCCTTCAACGGCTTCCTGGCGCTCACCGGCCTGCCGATGCAGGCGGCCGAGGCGATCGGCGGGCTCGACGTGCCGCCGATCGTGGTGCTGGCGGCGATCCTGGCGCTCTATCTGGCGCTCGGCTGCATCATGGACAGCCTGTCGATGATCCTGCTGACCGTGCCGATCTTCTACCCGCTGATCATGGCGCTGGATTTCGGCCTGCCGCCCGCAGAAGCCGCCATCTGGTTCGGCATTCTGGCCCTGGTGGTGGTGGAGGTCGGCATGATCACGCCGCCGGTCGGCCTGAATGTCTTCGTGATCAACGCCATGTCGGGCGGCACGCCGATGCGTGACACCTTCGCAGGCGTGATCCCGTTCCTCGTCTCCGACGTGCTGCGCATCCTGGCGCTGGTGGCCTTTCCGGGCATCACGCTTGGCCTGATGCGCCTGCTCTACTGATCTTCAGGAAAGGTCCGCCGCCCATGACCACCGGCTTTCCCGCCACCCCGCCCGTCCTGTCCCCGGTCGCCCTGATCGAGGCCGAGATCGGCACCCCGCAGGAACTGGGCGCACTGGCCGACGGCCAGCGCCGGATCATCCCGATCCTGGGGGGGCGGGTCTCGGGCGCCCGGCTGGCCGGGCGGGTGCTGCCGGGCGGGGCCGACTGGCAGACCGTGCGGCCCGACGGGCTGGCCGAGATCGAGGCCCGCTACACCCTGGCCCTGACCGAGGTCGACGGCGCGGCCGTGGATGCGCTGGTCGATATCCGCAATCCCGGCATGCGCCACGGCCCCGCCGAGGTGCTCGCCCGGGTGGCGGCGGGAGAGGATGTCGACCCCGCGCTCTATTACTTCCGGACCACCCCACGCTTCACCACCGGACATCCGGCCCTCGGCTGGATGAACCGGACCCTGTTCGTGGCCCGCGGCCGCCGGCTGGCGGCGCGGGTCGAAATCGAGGTCTTCGCGGTCGGCTGACCGCATCAACCCGGCATGCCGCCCGCCCAGAAGCGGCAGCCAGCCCACATCAGGCAGATCAGGGAGGAGAAACCGATGACGGATATCGCAACCGGCTGGCGGCGGCTGGCCACACGGATGGCGGCGGGCGTGGCGGGCCTGGTGGTGGCCGCAGGCATGGCCGGCCAGGCGGCCGCAGCCGAGGTGACGCTGCGCCTGCACCACTTCTTCCCGCCCACCTCGGCGGTCCATTCGAAGTACTTCACCGACTGGAAGCAGCGGGTGGAGAGCCAGTCCGGCGGGCGGATCGAGGTCAAGATCTACCCGGCCATGCAGCTGGGCGGCACCCCGCCCTCGCTGTTCGATCAGGCGCGCACCGGCCAGGCCGACATCATCTGGACGGTGGTCGGCTACACCCCCGACCGCTTCCCCGAGGCCGAGGTCTTCGACCTGCCCTTCCTGCCGCGCTCGGCCGAGATCACCAGCCAGGCCGCGCATGAATTCGCCATGAAGCACCTCACCAGCCGCTTCGAAGGCGTGAAGGTGATCGCAGCCCACACCCACAGCCCCGGGCTGATCCACACCCGCGATCGCGAGGTCCGCACGCCTGAAGACATGAAGGGGCTGAAGCTGCGCGGGCCGTCGCGGCTGATCAATTCCTTCATCGAGGCGCTGGGCGCCGAGCCGGTCGGCATGCCCGTGCCCCAGACGGCAGAGGCGCTGTCGCGCGGCGTGATCGACGGCACGGTTCTGCCCATGGAAGGGCTGGACGCGCTGCGCCTGCAGGAACTGGTCCACCGCCACATGGTGTTCGCGGGCGAGAACGCGCTCTACACCACCATGATGCTGGTGGCGATGAACCAGGCCAAATATGACGGCCTGCCCGCCGACCTGAAGAAGGTCATCGACGACAATGCCGGCATCGCCGAGGCCCGCGCGATCGGCCGCGTGATGGATCAGGCCGATGCGCCGGTGGTGGCCTCGATCGAAAAGTCCACGACCAACCGGATCATCGCGCTCACGCCCGAGGAAACCGACCGCTTCCGCGCCGTCGGTGCCGAGGTCGAAAAGGCCTGGGCCGAGCGGATGACCGCCCGCGGCATCGACGGCCCTGCCCTCATCGAGGAAGCCAAGGCGCTGGTGGCGAAGTACGCAGCCCGGCCCTGACGGGGTCCCGGTCGCGGGATCCGGACTTGCAGGCGGGGCGGGGAAGCGGCGATGATCCGCGTCTTCGCCCCGCCTGATGTCGTTCAAAGACCACCGGATCCGTCATGCCCGCCACCCGCGCCGACCTCTTCGCCCGCCTCGATGCCCTTGGCATCGCGCACGAGACCTATGACCATGCGCCGGTTTTCACCGTCGAAGAGGCGGAGGCCGAGACCGGCCATGTGCCGGGGCTGCACGTCAAGAACCTGTTTCTGAAGGACAAGCGCGGCGATCTCTGGCTGGCCACCGTCGCCGCAGACCGGCGGGTGGATCTGAAACATCTGCAAACGCTGCTCGGCGCCGGGCGCTTCTCGTTCGGCAAGCCCGATCTGCTGATGGAGGTGCTGGGCGTCACCCCGGGTTCCGTCACGCCTTTCGCGCTGATCAACGATCCCGACCGCCGGGTGGTCTTCGCGCTCGACCGGCTTGTGGCCGAGGCGGAGCGGATCAACGCCCATCCCCTGTTCAACGATGCCTCGACCGTGGTGACGGGCGAAGGGTTGAAACGCTTCGTGGCAAGCTTCGGCCACGACGTGCGGATCGTCGATCTCGACGCCCCGGCCTGAGCGACGCACCGACCTGAGCGAGACACCGACCTGAGCGAGGCACCGGCCGGATCGCGTCTGAGGCGTAATCCGGTAGGGGTGCCCCTTGCTGGAGACGCGCGCCGTGCCATCTTTCATGCTACAAGCGGGAGGCCGCGGCCGGCCTTCCGGGCGCGGCAGAGTTTCGCCATCGCGCTTCGAAAAAAGAACGGGACCGTTGCCATGCAGACCATCATCGGCGGCGCCGGGGGCACCGCCCCGGCGGATGTGATCAAGGACACCGACACCGCGCATTTCATGGCCGACGTCATCGAGACCTCGCGTGAGACGCCGGTCATCGTCGATTTCTGGGCGCCCTGGTGCGGCCCCTGCAAGCAGCTGACCCCCGTGCTCGAAAAGGTGGTTCTGGCCGCCAAGGGCAAGGTGCGGCTGGTCAAGATGAACATCGACGAGAACCCGGAACTGGCGCAGCAGATGCGCATCCAGTCGATTCCGGCGGTCTATGCCTTCGTGGGCGGCCGGCCGGTCGACGGGTTCATGGGCGCCCTGCCCGAAAGCCAGATCCGCCAGTTCGTCGACAACCTGCTCCGCGCCGGCGGCGACGACGAAACCCGGATGATCGACGAGGCGCTGGCCCAGGCGGCCGAGCTGCTGGAAGCCGGCGATGTGCGCATGGCCGGCGGTCTTTACACCCAGGTTCTGCAGGCCGATCCGTCGCGCACCGAAGCGCTGGCCGGGCTCTCCCAGGTCTATGTGAAGATGGGTGACCTGGAGAAGGCGCGCGAGGTGCTGGCCCACGCGCCGGAAGAGATGGCGAAGGATCCCCATCTGGTCCGCGCCCGCACCGCCATCGATCTGGCCGAGAAGGCGGCCGGTGCCGGCGAGACCGCGGCGCTGGAAGCCAGGCTCGCCGCCGATCCGGCCGACCACGCCACCCGCATGGAACTCGCCATGGCGCTCTATGCCGCAGGCGATGCCAGGGCCGCGATCGACCAGCTGCTGGAGATCGTCCGCCGCGACCGGGATTGGAACGAGAATGCCGCCCGCACCCAGCTGTTCGAGATCTTCGATGCGCTGGGCCCCAAGGATCCGGTGGCCCAGAGCGGCCGCCGCAAGCTGACCTCGATCCTCTTCGCCTGATCCGCCGACACGATCCGCCGGATCCCGGACGGGGCGGTGGGCGACCGGCGCGCCCCCGCCTTCCGGATCCTGCGCCCGCAACCCGCCGGCCGACCGAGCAGAGCCCGAACCTGCCATGATCCGTGCCCACGACGTCCTGCCGCCGGTGCTGCCGGTCTTCCCGCTCGGCGGTGTCATCCTGCTGCCCGGGGGGCGGCTGCCGCTGAACATCTTCGAGCCGCGCTATCTGGCGATGATCGACGACGCGCTGGGCAGCCACCGGCTGATCGGCATGGTCCAGCCGGTCCGCGCCGGGCTCGGCACCAATATGGGCCTCGTCTCGGGTGCGCCCGAAATCTACGGTGTCGGCTGTGCCGGCCGGATCAGCAGTTTCCAGGAAAGCGGCGACGGCCGCTATCTGATCACGCTGACCGGCGTCGCCCGCTTCCGCGTGGCCGAGGAACTGGCCGTCACCACACCCTATCGCCAGGTCCGCACCGATTTTGCCGCCTTCGAGGCCGATCGCGGCGAGCCGCCGCCGGCCGGGCTGGACCGCGCCCTGCTGACCGACCGGCTGAAGCGCTATTTCGCCCTGCAGGGGCTGTCTGCCGACTGGCAGGCGATCGATCAGGCCTCGGACCAGGCGCTGATCACCTCGCTCGCCATGATCTGCCCCTTCTCGGAGGCAGAGAAGCAGGCCCTGCTCGAGGCCCCCGCCCTGCCGGAACGCGCCGCCTTGATCCTCGACATGATGGAGATGGCGTTGCATACCGGAGAGGACGACGACGACGCGCCGCGTCACTGACCGCAAGGATTTCGTGCCCCATGTCCGACGCCACCCCCATTTCCGACACCACCCCCGTGCCGCATGCCAGCGTCGATCCGCGCCTGCTGGAGATCCTGGTCTGCCCGCTGACCCGCGAGCCGCTGCGCTATGACGCCGCTGCCCAGGAGCTGATCAGCGATGCGGCGAAGCTCGCCTATCCGATCCGCGACGGCATCCCGATCATGCTGGTCGACGAAGCCCGTTCGCTCGACGACGCGGCCGGAGCCTGATCCCATGGCTGGTTCCCATGGGCATGAGCATGGCCACGAGCACGGGCACAGCCACATGCCGGCACCGGCCGCCCCCTGGCCGGTGGAAATCCGCCTGAAGCGGTCGGCACGGGTTCTGGAGGTCACCTTCGACGACGGCAACCATGTCCGGCTGGGGGCCGAGTATCTGCGCGTGGAAAGCCCCTCGGCCGAAGTGCAGGGCCATGGCCCCGGGCAGAAGAAGGTGCCGGCCGGCAAGCGCAATGTGGCGATCGTCGACGTTCAGCCGGTGGGCAACTACGCCGTGCGGCTGGTCTTCGACGACGGCCATTCCACCGGCATCTATGGCTGGGGCTATCTGGCGGAACTCGCGCGTGAGCACGACCGGCGCTGGGAAAGCTATCTCGACGCCCTGGCCGCCGCCGGCCAGACGCGGGGCTGAGCAGAGCCGGGGCTGAGCAGGGGGCCGACAAAAAAAGTGGCCGCCGCGACGGGGCATGTCGCGACGGCCAGGCTTCGGGTGATCGGGCCCGAGCTTTCTTAAGTCAGCGCTTTCTGAAATCTGCGGCGTTGCGGTTCCGGCTGGTCTCAGCGGGCAACCCGGCGGCGGCGCGGATTGCGGCTGCCGGTTCCCGTGCCGGTGCCGGGGCCGCGATAGGTGCGGCCGCGCCGCGGCGCATCGGCCATGGCGCGCAGGCCGGCAGGATAGGGGGCCGGCGCGGCCATGCGGGGCGCTGCGGAGCCGGCGTGGGCGTGGTTGCGCGGGGGGCGAACCATGGTCATGGGGGCATTCCTTGAACATTGGCCCGACAGGATGCACCCACCCGGTCCGCCATGTTGTCAGTTCGGGTGATGATTACCAGCGGTAGCGAAGCACGGCCAGCCCCCGATCATGGGGGGCGCCCGGAAAATGCGGACCGGGACACGCGGTCTCCCGCAGGATGCGTCTCAGGGCATGCGTCCCTGAACCAGGGCCGGCAGGCGGCCCAGTTCGCCCATCGCATGGCGCATGGCCAGTTTCTTCACCGGCCCCAGCCGGTTCACCGCCGCAAGCCCCAGATCGCGCGCCAGGCGTACCGGCGCCACATCGTTGGAAAACAGCCGGTTCAGCCCGTCGGTCGCCGCCACCAGCGCCATGGTGTCGGTGCGGCGCCAGCGTTCATATGCCGCAAGCACATCCGGGGCGCCGACATCGCCGCCCAGGCGCCGCGCCTGCACCATCACCTCGACCAGGGCCGCCACGTCGCGGATGCCCAGATTGAAGCCCTGCCCCGCGATCGGATGGATGGCATGGGCGGCATCGCCCACCAGCGCCAGGCGCCGGTCGACGAAGCGCCGCGCCAGGGTCAGCGCCAGCGGATAGGCGAAGCGCGGACCTTCCAGCCGGAGCCGCCCCAGAAAATCGCCGAAGCGGGCCCGCAGCTCTTCCAGATATCGCAGATCGTCCAGCGCCTGGATGCGGGCGGCATCCTCGTGCCGTTCGGTCCACACGATCGACGAGCGATTGCCGGCCAGCGGCAGGATCGCAAAGGGGCCCGGCGTCAGGAAACGTTCATGGGCCACACCTTCATGCGGGTATTCATGGGCCACGGTGCAGACCAGGCCGGTCTGGCCATAGCCCCATTCGGTGACCGCGATCCCGGCCTCGTCGCGCAGCCGTGACCGGCGGCCGTCGGCCGCCACCACCAGCGGCGCACGCAGCACCCGGCCATCCGCCAGGGTGACGGTCGCCCGCGCGCCCTGCCGGTCGACCGAGACCACGCCTGCCGGGGCCACCACGGTCAGCCGATCGGCAAGTGCCGCGGCACGCTGCGCCAGGGCAGCCCGCATGTGGCGATTCTCGACCAGCCAGCCCAGCGGTTCTTCCCCCACCTGGACATGGTCGAAATGCAGATGCATCAGGCTGGGCCCGTCGGTCACCCGGATATGTTCGATCGCGCCGGTTTCCGCCACCAGCGGCCAGACGCCGATCGCGGCCAGCACCTGCTTCGACCCATGGGCGATGGCGCTGGCCCGGCCGTCGAACCCGCCATCGAGCTGCGCCGTGGGGTCTTCGCGATCGACGACGATCACGTCGAGGCCGGCTGCTGCGGCGGCAACGCCCAGCGTCATGCCGACCAGCCCGCCGCCCACGATCACCAGGTCGCCCGCCATCATCTCCATCTGCCTCCGCTCCGCCACGCCTGCTCGGTGATGCCGGGCCGGTGAGCCCGGCCCTGCCGCGCAAGATCGGCCCGCCGGTTCCGAAAGTCCAGCCATGCCCGCCAATTCGGTGGCGTGACCAGGAATTGCCCACCATCGGGTGATCTGCACAAAAAACAGACAACATCACTCGCTGCACCCGCGTCCCGGCGGGTCCGATCCCGCCGGATTGCCCGTCCATCGTGCATTGCAGCGCGGAATCCCGCCAATGACACGAAATTGGCACGGGTCTTGAAGTGTCACGCCCGGACCGCCGGCGCCCAGGGTGCCGGCCGCCAGGACATCAAGGCTGCGGGGGAAAGGAACAGGGCGCCATGAAGCTGATCTCTGCGATCATCAAGCCCTTCAAGCTGCAAGCCGTTCGCGAGGCGCTGACCGATCTGGGCATCCAGGGCCTGACCGTCACCGAGGTGAAGGGATATGGGCGGCAGAAGGGTCAGACCGAAATCTATCGCGGCGCGGAGTACGAAGTGAATTTCGTGCCGAAGCTGAAGATCGAGATCGCCCTCAACGACGACCTGCTGGAGGCAGCGGTCGAGGCGATCCAGACCAATGCCCAGACCGGCAAGATCGGCGACGGCAAGATTTTCGTGTTCGACCTCGAACGTGTGGTGCGCATCCGCACGGGCGAAACCGACAAGGACGCTCTCTGAGCCAACGGGAAGGAGACCCACCAGAGATGGCGCTGACGGCCACCAACTTCCGGCGTGCCGCCCTTGCGGCGATCGCTCTCACCCTCGTTGCGGCACCGGCGCGGGCCGAAGTCGACCCCGAGGTTCAGTATATCCTCAACACCTTCTCGTTCATCATCAACGGCGCCCTGGTCATGTGGATGGCCGCGGGCTTCGCGAT harbors:
- a CDS encoding LON peptidase substrate-binding domain-containing protein, with product MIRAHDVLPPVLPVFPLGGVILLPGGRLPLNIFEPRYLAMIDDALGSHRLIGMVQPVRAGLGTNMGLVSGAPEIYGVGCAGRISSFQESGDGRYLITLTGVARFRVAEELAVTTPYRQVRTDFAAFEADRGEPPPAGLDRALLTDRLKRYFALQGLSADWQAIDQASDQALITSLAMICPFSEAEKQALLEAPALPERAALILDMMEMALHTGEDDDDAPRH
- a CDS encoding Trm112 family protein is translated as MSDATPISDTTPVPHASVDPRLLEILVCPLTREPLRYDAAAQELISDAAKLAYPIRDGIPIMLVDEARSLDDAAGA
- a CDS encoding DUF971 domain-containing protein; the encoded protein is MPAPAAPWPVEIRLKRSARVLEVTFDDGNHVRLGAEYLRVESPSAEVQGHGPGQKKVPAGKRNVAIVDVQPVGNYAVRLVFDDGHSTGIYGWGYLAELAREHDRRWESYLDALAAAGQTRG
- a CDS encoding UbiH/UbiF/VisC/COQ6 family ubiquinone biosynthesis hydroxylase, with the translated sequence MEMMAGDLVIVGGGLVGMTLGVAAAAAGLDVIVVDREDPTAQLDGGFDGRASAIAHGSKQVLAAIGVWPLVAETGAIEHIRVTDGPSLMHLHFDHVQVGEEPLGWLVENRHMRAALAQRAAALADRLTVVAPAGVVSVDRQGARATVTLADGRVLRAPLVVAADGRRSRLRDEAGIAVTEWGYGQTGLVCTVAHEYPHEGVAHERFLTPGPFAILPLAGNRSSIVWTERHEDAARIQALDDLRYLEELRARFGDFLGRLRLEGPRFAYPLALTLARRFVDRRLALVGDAAHAIHPIAGQGFNLGIRDVAALVEVMVQARRLGGDVGAPDVLAAYERWRRTDTMALVAATDGLNRLFSNDVAPVRLARDLGLAAVNRLGPVKKLAMRHAMGELGRLPALVQGRMP
- a CDS encoding P-II family nitrogen regulator, yielding MKLISAIIKPFKLQAVREALTDLGIQGLTVTEVKGYGRQKGQTEIYRGAEYEVNFVPKLKIEIALNDDLLEAAVEAIQTNAQTGKIGDGKIFVFDLERVVRIRTGETDKDAL